A window of the Brumimicrobium sp. genome harbors these coding sequences:
- the rfaD gene encoding ADP-glyceromanno-heptose 6-epimerase — protein sequence MIVVTGAAGFIGSCLVSRLNAEGFNQIVVVDKFLNDLKAHNLVGKEYVEKVDRDIFKDWLKEHGKDVQFIFHIGARTDTTEFNKAIFDELNLNYSKDVWNLATLHRIPLVYASSAATYGLGEYGYIDSHDVVENLKPLNPYGESKNDFDKWVLKQTATPPFWAGLKFFNVFGPNEYHKGRMASVIFHAYRQILHTDKMKLFRSHNPAYSDGGQTRDFIYVKDLLNICIFLYKNQPESGLYNVGTGNARTFNDLVIAVFKALNKKIDIEYIDTPIDIRDKYQYFTEASTDKLLAAGYQDGFCTLEQGVTEYVKEFLMDGKFY from the coding sequence ATGATAGTAGTTACAGGTGCCGCTGGTTTTATTGGAAGTTGTTTAGTAAGTCGTTTAAATGCAGAAGGGTTTAACCAAATCGTGGTAGTGGATAAGTTCTTAAATGACTTAAAAGCACATAATTTAGTAGGGAAGGAATATGTGGAAAAGGTGGATAGAGATATTTTTAAAGATTGGTTAAAAGAACACGGGAAAGATGTTCAGTTTATCTTTCATATCGGTGCGCGCACAGATACTACTGAATTCAATAAAGCCATCTTTGATGAACTAAATCTCAACTATTCTAAGGATGTTTGGAATTTGGCTACTCTACATAGAATACCATTAGTATATGCTAGTTCTGCTGCTACTTATGGATTGGGAGAATATGGATATATAGATAGTCACGATGTTGTTGAAAATTTAAAACCATTGAATCCTTATGGAGAATCCAAAAATGATTTTGATAAGTGGGTACTTAAGCAAACAGCAACTCCTCCATTTTGGGCAGGATTAAAATTTTTCAATGTATTTGGTCCAAATGAATACCATAAAGGAAGAATGGCTTCGGTGATTTTTCATGCTTATCGTCAGATTTTACATACAGATAAGATGAAATTATTTAGATCGCATAACCCTGCATATAGCGATGGAGGACAAACACGTGATTTTATCTATGTAAAAGACTTGTTGAATATATGTATTTTCTTGTATAAGAATCAGCCAGAAAGTGGGTTATATAATGTTGGAACGGGAAATGCACGAACATTTAACGATTTGGTAATAGCCGTATTTAAAGCGCTCAACAAAAAAATAGATATTGAATATATTGATACTCCGATAGATATTCGAGATAAATATCAGTATTTTACAGAAGCATCCACTGATAAATTATTGGCAGCTGGATATCAAGATGGTTTTTGTACTTTAGAGCAAGGAGTTACAGAATACGTAAAAGAGTTTTTAATGGACGGTAAGTTTTATTAA